From the Pseudoalteromonas tunicata genome, one window contains:
- the rnhB gene encoding ribonuclease HII, which translates to MQIDYPNYQFIAGVDEVGRGPLVGDVVTAAVILDPTKPIVGLADSKKLTDKKRQALAIEIKEKALCYCIARASVAEIDELNILHATMLAMTRAVAGLSIPAEFVFVDGNRLPKLSVPAQAVVKGDSLVAEISAASILAKVARDDEMIALDAQFPEYGFAGHKGYPTKAHLEALQQHGVTEHHRKSFKPVKILLT; encoded by the coding sequence ATGCAAATTGATTATCCAAATTATCAGTTTATTGCCGGAGTTGATGAGGTTGGTCGCGGTCCTTTAGTGGGTGATGTGGTTACCGCAGCCGTTATTTTAGATCCCACCAAACCAATTGTAGGACTTGCGGATTCTAAAAAATTAACTGATAAAAAGCGCCAAGCATTAGCAATTGAAATTAAAGAAAAAGCACTCTGTTATTGCATTGCACGCGCAAGTGTTGCCGAAATCGATGAGCTCAATATTTTACATGCAACCATGCTTGCCATGACAAGAGCGGTTGCAGGGTTATCAATTCCAGCAGAGTTTGTATTTGTTGATGGCAATCGCCTACCTAAACTATCAGTACCTGCGCAAGCTGTGGTAAAAGGCGATAGTTTAGTAGCTGAAATTAGTGCGGCCTCAATTTTAGCGAAAGTTGCGCGTGATGATGAAATGATTGCACTCGATGCCCAATTCCCCGAATATGGTTTTGCAGGGCATAAAGGGTATCCAACTAAGGCGCATCTTGAAGCCCTTCAGCAGCATGGTGTGACAGAGCACCACCGCAAAAGTTTTAAACCTGTTAAGATTTTACTGACTTAA
- the dnaE gene encoding DNA polymerase III subunit alpha, producing MPQPSFVHLRVHSDFSMVDGLAKTKKIVAKAAEYAMPALAISDQMNLCGLVRFYDGCHYAGIKPIVAADIWLLSPDFPDEMCRLTVIAKNNQGYKNLTLLISKAYLRGHVMHRPMVDRDWLVELKEGLILLSGAKDGDLGKALLKGNPSLIDSVSGFYQREFADHYFLELVRTERPQEEEYLHLAVAHSYQTGIPVVATNEVVFLHKEDFEPHEIRVAIHDGYTLDDNRRPKRYSEQQYFKTEAQMCEVFSDIPEALANSVEIAKRCNVTIQLGTYFLPDYPTGKLTIEDFLVKVSEDGLEERLQILFPDPVKRVEQRKEYDERLKIELDVINQMGFPGYFLIVMEFIQWSKDNDIPVGPGRGSGAGSLVAYALKITDLDPLQFDLLFERFLNPERVSMPDFDIDFCMDRRDEVIDHVSALYGRDAVSQIITFGTMAAKAVIRDVGRVLGHPYGFVDKISKLIPGDPGMTLAKAFEVEPRLPEIYDTDDEVKELIDKCRILEGCTRNAGKHAGGVVISPTTITDFAAIYCDDEGKFPVTQFDKNDVETAGLVKFDFLGLRTLTILQWAVQMANTRLAREGKESIDITLIPLDDPKSFELLLRAETTAVFQLESRGMKDLVRRLKPDCFEDMIALVALFRPGPLQSGMVDNFIDRKHGREEVSYPDAQYQHESLAPILEPTYGIILYQEQVMQIAQVLAGYSLGGADLLRRAMGKKKPEEMAKQRSTFESGAIGNNVDGELSMKIFDLVEKFAGYGFNKSHSAAYALVSYQTLWMKTHFPAEFMAAVMSADMDNTDKIVTLVDECENMKLTLLPPDVNFGEYKFTVNLDGAIVYGIGAIKGVGEAPVDAILEARQSGGPFRDLFDFCARVDLKRVNRRVAEKLIMAGALDNLGPKKVQGARSILIATLKDAMKSAEQHHKAAAIGQSDLFGLLAEESNDVEHVFVSAPFFTDNEWLDGERETLGLYLTGHPINQYRKELKHYTAGRLVDVQPTERDVSATVAGLVISTRVLVNKKGKRWGLITLDDKSARMDVRFFPEQFEIYQELLQNNNILVISGQVSFDNFSGGITMTARDVSTIEAVREKRIRSIIMKVKMQDVNANFFDKLQNVLEPYKYGTCPIKVKYERPDIVAELSLGTEWCVTPSDDLLANLSRLVAQSIDLEFN from the coding sequence ATGCCACAACCGAGTTTTGTTCATCTGCGTGTGCACAGTGATTTTTCGATGGTCGATGGGCTTGCCAAGACTAAAAAAATCGTTGCCAAAGCAGCCGAATATGCCATGCCAGCCTTAGCCATTTCAGATCAAATGAATTTATGTGGTTTAGTGCGTTTTTATGATGGCTGTCATTATGCCGGGATCAAACCCATTGTTGCCGCTGATATTTGGTTATTAAGCCCTGATTTTCCTGATGAAATGTGTCGCTTAACGGTGATTGCAAAAAATAATCAAGGTTATAAAAATTTAACGTTACTCATCTCTAAAGCCTACTTACGTGGCCATGTGATGCATCGTCCAATGGTTGATCGTGACTGGTTGGTAGAGCTTAAAGAAGGTCTAATTTTACTCTCTGGAGCCAAAGATGGCGACTTAGGAAAAGCCTTGTTAAAAGGCAATCCGAGCCTAATCGACAGTGTATCTGGGTTTTATCAACGTGAATTTGCTGATCATTATTTTCTTGAGTTAGTGCGCACTGAGCGCCCACAAGAAGAAGAGTATCTTCATTTAGCGGTGGCACATTCGTATCAAACCGGTATTCCTGTGGTTGCCACTAATGAAGTGGTGTTTTTACATAAAGAAGACTTTGAACCACACGAAATTCGTGTTGCCATTCATGATGGTTATACCCTTGATGATAATCGCCGACCCAAACGCTATTCAGAGCAGCAGTATTTTAAAACTGAAGCACAAATGTGCGAAGTATTTAGTGATATTCCAGAAGCTTTAGCCAACTCGGTTGAAATCGCCAAGCGCTGTAATGTTACCATTCAGTTAGGAACTTATTTTTTACCCGATTACCCAACCGGTAAGCTTACGATTGAAGATTTTTTAGTAAAAGTTTCTGAAGATGGCCTTGAAGAGCGATTACAAATTCTGTTTCCCGATCCGGTTAAGCGGGTCGAGCAGCGTAAAGAATACGATGAGCGTTTAAAGATTGAACTTGATGTAATCAACCAAATGGGATTTCCTGGTTACTTCCTCATCGTAATGGAGTTCATTCAGTGGAGTAAAGATAACGACATTCCTGTTGGGCCAGGGCGGGGATCGGGTGCAGGTTCATTGGTTGCTTATGCACTTAAAATCACTGACTTAGATCCATTACAATTTGACTTGCTGTTCGAACGATTCCTAAATCCAGAGCGGGTATCAATGCCCGACTTTGATATCGACTTTTGTATGGATCGCCGTGATGAGGTAATCGATCACGTATCAGCATTATATGGCCGTGATGCGGTATCTCAGATTATTACCTTTGGTACCATGGCGGCCAAAGCGGTAATTCGGGATGTGGGTCGTGTACTTGGCCATCCTTATGGTTTTGTTGATAAAATCTCAAAACTCATTCCGGGCGATCCGGGCATGACGTTGGCTAAAGCGTTTGAAGTTGAACCTCGTTTACCCGAAATTTACGATACCGATGATGAAGTTAAAGAACTGATTGATAAGTGCCGTATTTTAGAGGGATGTACGCGAAATGCAGGTAAACATGCCGGTGGTGTGGTTATTTCACCGACCACAATTACCGATTTTGCTGCAATTTACTGCGATGATGAAGGCAAGTTTCCGGTCACCCAGTTTGATAAAAACGATGTGGAAACCGCCGGTTTAGTTAAGTTCGACTTTTTAGGTTTACGTACACTGACCATTTTGCAGTGGGCAGTGCAAATGGCTAATACCCGTTTGGCGCGTGAAGGTAAAGAGTCAATTGATATTACGCTTATACCGCTTGATGATCCTAAAAGTTTTGAATTGCTATTACGCGCTGAAACTACCGCGGTATTCCAGCTAGAATCTCGCGGTATGAAAGACTTAGTTCGTCGCCTTAAGCCTGACTGTTTTGAAGATATGATTGCTTTGGTGGCTTTGTTCCGACCTGGTCCGCTTCAATCGGGCATGGTTGATAACTTTATTGACCGAAAACACGGCCGCGAAGAAGTATCGTATCCAGATGCTCAGTACCAACACGAGAGCTTAGCGCCAATTTTGGAACCGACTTACGGCATTATTTTATACCAAGAACAGGTTATGCAAATTGCGCAGGTACTCGCAGGTTATAGCTTAGGTGGCGCGGATTTATTACGTCGTGCGATGGGTAAGAAAAAGCCCGAAGAAATGGCAAAACAGCGTTCTACCTTTGAATCCGGCGCCATTGGCAACAATGTAGATGGCGAGTTGTCGATGAAAATCTTCGACTTGGTAGAAAAATTTGCAGGTTATGGTTTTAATAAATCACACTCCGCAGCGTATGCCTTGGTATCGTATCAAACGCTGTGGATGAAAACCCATTTCCCTGCCGAATTTATGGCTGCGGTAATGTCTGCGGATATGGACAATACCGATAAAATCGTCACCTTGGTTGATGAGTGTGAGAATATGAAACTCACTTTATTGCCACCCGATGTCAATTTTGGTGAGTATAAGTTCACCGTCAACCTAGATGGTGCGATTGTCTACGGCATTGGTGCGATTAAAGGGGTGGGTGAAGCGCCCGTTGATGCTATTTTAGAAGCAAGACAGAGCGGCGGGCCATTTAGAGATTTATTTGATTTTTGTGCTCGAGTCGACCTTAAGCGAGTAAACCGTCGAGTGGCTGAAAAGCTGATTATGGCGGGAGCACTTGATAATTTAGGGCCGAAAAAAGTACAAGGTGCTCGCTCGATTTTAATTGCAACTCTAAAAGATGCGATGAAATCGGCCGAACAACATCATAAAGCGGCTGCAATTGGGCAAAGTGATTTGTTTGGTTTATTAGCTGAAGAATCAAATGATGTTGAACATGTATTTGTATCTGCACCTTTTTTTACTGATAATGAATGGCTTGATGGTGAAAGAGAAACCTTAGGGTTGTATCTTACTGGTCATCCGATTAATCAGTATCGTAAAGAATTAAAACATTATACCGCAGGTCGTTTAGTCGATGTGCAACCAACCGAACGTGATGTATCTGCTACGGTTGCTGGTTTAGTCATTAGTACGCGAGTATTGGTGAATAAAAAAGGCAAGCGCTGGGGATTGATCACCTTGGATGATAAAAGTGCACGTATGGATGTACGATTCTTCCCCGAACAGTTCGAAATTTACCAAGAATTGCTGCAAAACAACAATATATTGGTAATATCAGGACAGGTCAGCTTTGATAACTTCTCTGGTGGCATTACAATGACCGCTAGGGATGTATCGACCATCGAAGCTGTACGCGAAAAGCGTATCCGCAGCATAATAATGAAAGTGAAGATGCAGGATGTTAATGCTAACTTCTTTGATAAGTTGCAAAACGTTCTAGAACCATATAAATATGGTACTTGTCCGATAAAAGTAAAATACGAACGACCTGACATTGTGGCAGAGTTATCGTTAGGAACAGAATGGTGTGTTACGCCTAGTGATGATTTGCTTGCAAATCTATCTCGCTTGGTGGCGCAGAGTATCGATTTAGAATTTAACTAA
- a CDS encoding GGDEF domain-containing protein, which yields MENVHVLAQRVAGRGEFLPLSAEFYRSNPIEQAHALVAQLQKTLELNKIINIFSIEAAKVLPFLSLQFHSTEGVVEMSGSKHIGQTVSFDLEVEDERLGQLIYFTKQPVTVTIKEQLQKLHSILLYPLRNALLFHRVKKLATKDSLTGLGNRSHFDDSLNRKLERCRRHHRSFGLMLLDLDNFKAVNDTHGHQVGDTILRRFADLLSFSVRGTDTIFRFGGDEFAILVDDDHHAVSNILAKRIQDAVHRDLLLKQHEVTTSIGFTLATSKDDHLQIFERADKALYKAKNNGRDCSFAF from the coding sequence GTGGAAAATGTACATGTATTAGCGCAAAGAGTGGCTGGACGTGGCGAATTTTTGCCCCTTTCGGCAGAGTTTTACCGCTCGAACCCTATTGAGCAAGCACACGCCTTGGTTGCTCAGTTACAAAAAACCCTTGAACTGAATAAAATTATTAATATTTTTTCGATTGAAGCCGCCAAAGTTTTGCCGTTTTTAAGCTTACAATTTCATAGCACCGAAGGTGTGGTTGAAATGTCGGGCTCAAAACACATTGGCCAAACCGTTTCATTTGATTTAGAAGTTGAAGATGAACGCTTAGGGCAGCTGATTTATTTCACCAAACAACCCGTTACGGTAACAATTAAAGAGCAATTGCAAAAGCTACACTCAATTTTATTGTATCCACTACGTAATGCATTGCTGTTTCATCGCGTAAAAAAATTAGCGACTAAAGACTCACTAACAGGTCTAGGTAATCGCAGTCATTTTGATGACAGCCTCAATCGCAAATTAGAGCGTTGCCGCCGTCATCATCGAAGTTTTGGTTTAATGCTGCTTGATTTAGATAACTTTAAAGCAGTCAATGATACGCATGGTCATCAGGTCGGCGATACCATTTTACGCCGTTTTGCTGACTTGTTGAGTTTTAGCGTCAGAGGCACTGATACTATTTTTCGCTTTGGTGGCGATGAATTTGCTATTTTAGTAGACGATGATCATCATGCGGTGTCAAACATCTTGGCTAAACGCATTCAAGATGCGGTGCATCGCGACCTGTTATTAAAACAACATGAGGTTACGACCAGCATTGGTTTTACCCTTGCGACCAGCAAAGATGATCACCTACAGATTTTTGAACGTGCCGATAAGGCGTTATATAAAGCTAAAAATAATGGCCGAGACTGTAGTTTCGCCTTTTAA
- the tilS gene encoding tRNA lysidine(34) synthetase TilS produces the protein MQHHPVYHQFAKQIPPNVKTLTVALSGGVDSVVLLHLVATYQALNPDVKVQAVHVNHGISPHAHAWQDFCQRLCAELTIPFNAISVTIDKKNRQSLEAVARELRYQALVSVTQVQDVILLGQHQDDQVETFFLQLKRGSGLSGLSAMANTSEFEGRILVRPLLETSRASIEAFCQQFNLSHIEDESNSDVKYDRNYLRHQILPELNSRFAGFNQCVARSASLLREQQTLINEIAELDHQSVALGSQLQILKLLALSDIRRRNVLRYWLALHRCLMPSYAVLAELVSQLQSEKADANLVIKLSAGKLRQYNQLLYIVKDQVKLDDCKVDSNQLLLADGRTLLLQQGEGVRAPFADEVVTVQFGKMNSLIKPLHKPGRNTVKHWLKEAKIPAWQRDAVPLVFYNDELVQVVGFYLSALHSQNNGVYWQLV, from the coding sequence ATGCAGCATCATCCGGTTTATCATCAGTTTGCCAAACAGATCCCACCCAATGTAAAAACATTGACTGTGGCGCTTTCGGGTGGGGTTGATTCGGTGGTATTGCTTCATCTAGTTGCAACCTACCAAGCACTCAATCCTGATGTCAAAGTACAGGCGGTGCATGTTAATCATGGCATAAGCCCACATGCACATGCATGGCAAGATTTTTGTCAGCGTTTGTGCGCCGAGTTAACCATTCCTTTTAATGCTATTAGCGTAACGATTGATAAGAAAAATCGCCAATCATTAGAGGCGGTTGCTCGTGAGCTTCGATATCAAGCACTTGTCAGTGTAACTCAAGTCCAGGATGTGATTTTGCTTGGTCAACACCAAGATGACCAAGTCGAAACTTTCTTTTTGCAATTAAAACGAGGTTCAGGGTTAAGCGGTTTAAGTGCAATGGCAAATACGAGCGAGTTTGAAGGGCGTATATTAGTAAGGCCGTTACTTGAGACGTCACGTGCATCCATCGAAGCATTTTGTCAGCAGTTTAATCTTAGTCATATAGAAGATGAATCTAATTCTGATGTGAAATACGATCGTAATTATTTACGCCATCAGATTTTACCTGAGCTTAATTCGCGTTTTGCAGGTTTTAACCAGTGTGTAGCCAGAAGTGCCTCACTACTGCGTGAGCAACAAACTTTAATTAATGAAATTGCAGAGTTAGACCATCAGTCCGTGGCACTTGGGTCACAGTTACAGATCCTCAAACTATTAGCGTTAAGTGATATTCGCAGGCGTAATGTACTGCGTTATTGGCTCGCTTTACACCGTTGTTTAATGCCATCTTATGCGGTTTTGGCTGAGTTGGTCAGTCAGCTACAAAGCGAAAAAGCCGATGCCAACTTAGTGATTAAACTCAGTGCTGGCAAACTTCGTCAGTACAATCAGTTACTTTATATAGTTAAAGATCAAGTTAAGTTGGACGATTGTAAAGTTGATAGTAACCAACTGTTATTGGCCGATGGGCGCACCTTATTGCTTCAGCAAGGCGAAGGGGTCCGAGCGCCTTTTGCAGATGAGGTCGTCACAGTACAATTTGGTAAAATGAACAGTTTAATTAAACCATTACATAAGCCTGGTCGTAATACGGTAAAACATTGGTTAAAAGAAGCCAAAATACCGGCTTGGCAGCGTGATGCTGTGCCCTTGGTTTTTTATAACGATGAGTTGGTGCAAGTGGTGGGTTTTTATTTAAGTGCCTTACATAGTCAAAATAATGGCGTGTATTGGCAACTCGTTTAA
- the lpxB gene encoding lipid-A-disaccharide synthase: MDRPLRVGIIAGEHSGDILGAGLMTALQKRHPNVVFEGIAGPKMKALGCHSIFDMEELAVMGLFEVLGRLPRLLHIKKHIIAHFIDNPPDVFIGIDAPDFNLRVELALKNAGITTVQYVSPSVWAWRPKRIFKIAAATNLVLSLLPFEKAFYDQHYVPCTFVGHTLADDIALQHNQQYARDQLGFSESDIVLALLPGSRSSEVGLLSECYLEAANLLAAKIPNLKVVVPLVNDARKQQFQAIAAKVAPDLKLSLLDAQADVAIKSATAVLLASGTATLETMLYKKPMVVGYKLKAMSYWVYNTFFKFTIKYFSLPNLLADAPLVPELLQQQCTPDAITQALYPLLTGDNSQLIATFTDIHKHIRCDASDKAAIAVLELLNAN; the protein is encoded by the coding sequence ATGGATAGACCGCTTCGAGTAGGAATTATCGCCGGGGAACACTCCGGCGATATTTTAGGTGCCGGACTGATGACAGCACTGCAAAAACGTCATCCTAATGTGGTTTTTGAAGGTATTGCAGGGCCTAAAATGAAGGCGCTTGGCTGCCACAGCATTTTCGATATGGAAGAGCTGGCGGTCATGGGGTTGTTTGAAGTTCTTGGCCGTTTACCGCGTTTATTGCACATAAAAAAGCACATTATTGCCCATTTTATTGATAACCCTCCCGATGTTTTTATTGGCATTGATGCGCCAGATTTTAATTTACGTGTTGAATTAGCGCTTAAAAATGCCGGTATTACCACGGTTCAATATGTTAGCCCTTCAGTTTGGGCATGGCGACCTAAGCGTATTTTCAAAATTGCCGCAGCCACTAATTTAGTGCTTTCTTTATTACCTTTTGAAAAAGCGTTTTACGATCAGCATTATGTGCCCTGTACGTTTGTTGGTCATACCTTAGCTGACGATATTGCGTTGCAGCATAATCAGCAATATGCGCGTGACCAGCTCGGTTTTAGCGAAAGTGATATTGTTTTAGCATTATTACCCGGAAGTCGCAGCTCAGAAGTTGGTTTACTAAGTGAATGCTATTTAGAAGCTGCAAATTTATTGGCAGCAAAAATCCCAAATCTTAAAGTTGTTGTGCCGCTAGTTAATGATGCGCGTAAGCAACAATTTCAAGCTATTGCGGCTAAAGTAGCGCCTGATTTAAAGCTTTCCTTACTTGATGCGCAAGCCGATGTAGCGATAAAAAGCGCGACAGCAGTATTGCTTGCGTCAGGCACAGCAACGCTTGAAACCATGCTCTATAAAAAGCCAATGGTGGTTGGTTATAAACTTAAGGCCATGTCTTATTGGGTGTATAACACTTTTTTCAAATTCACTATTAAGTACTTTTCGTTGCCTAATTTATTAGCTGATGCGCCTCTTGTGCCCGAGCTTTTGCAACAACAATGTACGCCTGATGCGATTACACAGGCACTTTATCCATTGTTGACTGGTGATAACAGCCAGCTAATTGCAACGTTTACAGATATTCATAAACACATTCGATGTGATGCCAGTGATAAAGCCGCCATTGCGGTTTTGGAGTTATTAAATGCAAATTGA
- a CDS encoding monovalent cation:proton antiporter-2 (CPA2) family protein has product MQGIFTEIFSLLAIAVVLVWLFKRLNLPPVLAYLAVGVLVGPHALGWISEYQEIHLVAEFGIVFLLFSLGLEFSIPKLMAMRHIVFGLGSAQVVATSCIIIAIVMVYNPHFATAFSIGTLLALSSTAIVVKQLSESGELHTRRGQLAIGILLFQDIAVVPLLIILPLLSGEGEHHLVWALSIALTKGAFVCMLLWAVGKWVLPRLFNEVAQLRTDELFVLTTLLVTLFASGLTHFFGLSMALGAFLAGIMLGESQYRHQLEADIRPFRDILMGLFFVTVGMQLDMSFVWFNAYWILLAVCGLILIKALLIKQLAHFMGETAKDAWATGLMLCQMGEFGFVLIALALQHQLIESSYASLLISIGVISMAMTPYLIDKNQQLAKKLSRGEKSEQDKTAAPNFSTNLTNHVVICGFGRVGQTVARFLKAEAIPYIALDIDPIRVREAQAAGENVQFGHVRQKDILKAAKVDKSRLVIISFADYAKAMSVVSVVRQLSDSVKILVRMRDDQHLIELKNAGVTEVVPESLEASLMLVSHVLFMSGVPVKRILRRVQQERKNRYGILHGYFPGENTDLSAESIGRLEYMHAIAITDDAFAVNKTLGELKLSKRRVEVMGLRRNDNEIDHPTEETLIQAQDILIIRGKPRQVERTERYLLEGD; this is encoded by the coding sequence TTGCAGGGGATTTTTACTGAAATTTTTAGTCTGTTAGCAATTGCCGTCGTTCTCGTTTGGCTCTTTAAACGACTTAATTTGCCCCCAGTGCTTGCTTACCTTGCTGTTGGGGTATTAGTCGGGCCGCATGCTTTAGGATGGATTTCTGAATACCAAGAAATTCATTTAGTTGCTGAGTTTGGTATTGTATTTTTGTTATTTAGTTTAGGGCTTGAATTCTCAATTCCAAAATTAATGGCGATGCGGCACATTGTATTTGGCTTAGGTTCGGCGCAAGTGGTGGCAACTTCCTGCATTATTATTGCCATTGTTATGGTTTATAATCCTCATTTTGCAACCGCATTTAGTATTGGTACTTTGTTGGCACTCTCATCAACTGCGATTGTGGTAAAACAATTGAGTGAATCGGGAGAGCTTCATACCCGCCGTGGTCAATTAGCAATTGGCATTTTGCTATTTCAAGATATTGCCGTTGTACCCTTGTTAATTATTTTGCCGCTGTTAAGTGGTGAAGGTGAGCATCATTTAGTGTGGGCCTTGTCTATTGCCCTGACGAAAGGGGCGTTTGTCTGTATGTTATTGTGGGCAGTTGGTAAATGGGTCTTGCCCCGCTTATTTAATGAAGTGGCACAACTTCGCACTGATGAACTATTTGTTTTAACAACGTTATTAGTGACTTTATTTGCCTCTGGCCTAACCCATTTTTTTGGTTTATCAATGGCGCTTGGAGCTTTTTTAGCCGGGATCATGCTCGGTGAAAGTCAATATCGTCACCAACTCGAAGCCGATATTCGGCCTTTTCGTGATATTTTAATGGGGCTGTTTTTTGTTACTGTGGGCATGCAGCTCGATATGAGCTTTGTATGGTTTAATGCTTATTGGATTTTACTCGCTGTTTGTGGCCTGATTTTAATTAAAGCTCTGCTAATTAAACAGTTAGCGCATTTTATGGGCGAAACAGCAAAAGATGCTTGGGCAACTGGATTAATGTTATGTCAAATGGGAGAGTTTGGCTTTGTACTTATTGCACTTGCACTGCAACATCAACTGATTGAATCTTCATATGCTTCATTGCTAATTTCAATCGGGGTGATTTCAATGGCAATGACTCCGTATTTGATTGATAAAAATCAGCAGTTGGCTAAAAAACTCTCGCGCGGCGAAAAATCAGAACAAGATAAAACTGCGGCGCCAAATTTTTCGACCAATCTAACTAACCATGTTGTGATCTGCGGCTTTGGCCGCGTTGGGCAAACTGTTGCCCGTTTTTTAAAAGCTGAAGCCATTCCCTATATTGCGCTCGACATTGATCCTATTCGAGTGCGTGAAGCACAGGCCGCAGGTGAAAACGTGCAATTTGGCCATGTGCGACAAAAAGATATTTTAAAAGCTGCCAAAGTTGATAAAAGTCGCTTAGTGATTATTTCTTTTGCCGATTATGCCAAAGCAATGAGTGTGGTGAGTGTGGTGCGTCAATTATCGGACTCGGTAAAAATACTTGTAAGAATGCGTGACGATCAGCATTTAATTGAACTTAAAAATGCCGGTGTTACTGAAGTAGTTCCCGAATCGCTCGAAGCGAGTTTGATGTTAGTTTCGCATGTTTTATTTATGTCGGGCGTACCTGTGAAACGTATTTTGCGTCGGGTGCAGCAAGAGCGTAAAAATCGCTATGGTATTTTGCACGGTTATTTTCCAGGAGAGAACACCGATTTAAGTGCCGAAAGTATTGGCAGATTAGAATACATGCACGCTATTGCTATCACTGATGATGCATTTGCCGTTAATAAAACCTTAGGTGAGTTAAAACTGAGTAAGCGCCGTGTTGAAGTCATGGGGCTGCGTCGTAACGATAACGAAATTGACCACCCAACTGAAGAAACGTTAATTCAAGCGCAGGATATTTTGATTATTCGGGGCAAACCCCGTCAAGTAGAGCGTACTGAACGTTATTTACTTGAAGGGGATTGA
- the accA gene encoding acetyl-CoA carboxylase carboxyl transferase subunit alpha: protein MSLNYLDFELPVAELEAKIEELKNVGRSGSLDLGLEEEVNRLKEKSVELTEKIFSGLGAWQISKLARHPLRPYTRDYIERIFTEFDELCGDRTYANDPAILGGIARLDGQPVMVIGQQKGRDTAEKIKRNFGMPKPEGYRKALRLMEMAERFKMPIITFIDTPGAYPGVGAEERGQSEAIARNLKVMAALKVPTICTVIGEGGSGGALAIGVGDRVNMLQYSTYSVISPEGCASILWKSADKAPLAAEAMGVTADRVKELDLINSIVQEPLGGAHRNYDAIAKSLKAQIKRDLAELQELSVEEMLDQRYQRLMSFGYC from the coding sequence ATGAGTCTCAATTATCTGGACTTTGAGCTTCCAGTTGCAGAACTAGAAGCAAAAATTGAAGAACTGAAAAATGTGGGCCGTAGTGGTTCGTTAGATCTTGGTCTTGAAGAAGAAGTGAATCGCTTAAAAGAAAAAAGCGTTGAACTGACTGAAAAGATTTTTTCTGGCTTGGGTGCTTGGCAAATTTCCAAATTAGCCCGTCATCCATTACGTCCTTATACCCGTGATTATATTGAACGTATTTTCACTGAATTTGATGAGTTGTGTGGTGATCGTACATATGCAAACGATCCTGCAATTTTAGGCGGCATTGCGCGTTTAGATGGCCAACCAGTAATGGTAATTGGTCAACAAAAAGGTCGTGATACAGCTGAAAAAATTAAACGCAACTTTGGTATGCCAAAACCAGAAGGTTACCGTAAAGCATTACGCTTAATGGAAATGGCTGAGCGTTTTAAAATGCCAATCATTACATTTATTGATACGCCGGGTGCATACCCAGGTGTTGGCGCCGAAGAGCGCGGTCAAAGTGAGGCTATTGCACGTAACTTAAAAGTGATGGCTGCTTTAAAAGTACCAACTATCTGTACTGTTATTGGTGAAGGTGGTTCTGGTGGTGCATTAGCCATTGGTGTGGGTGATCGAGTAAACATGCTGCAATACAGCACCTATTCGGTTATTTCACCTGAAGGTTGTGCCTCTATTTTATGGAAAAGCGCCGATAAAGCGCCGCTTGCTGCAGAAGCTATGGGTGTAACAGCCGATCGCGTTAAAGAATTAGATTTAATTAATTCGATTGTACAAGAGCCATTAGGTGGTGCACACCGTAACTACGATGCGATTGCAAAATCGTTAAAAGCGCAAATCAAGCGCGATTTAGCAGAACTGCAAGAGTTATCAGTAGAGGAAATGCTAGACCAACGTTATCAAAGGTTAATGTCCTTTGGTTACTGTTAA